A genomic region of Actinomycetes bacterium contains the following coding sequences:
- a CDS encoding J domain-containing protein, with amino-acid sequence MADDLDLYRVLGVAPGADTDEIRRAHRTLVRALHPDRHVEATQAEQKLAERRMREINEAWHTLRDPVRRANYDFTRKKPNPSGASRSASAAQQRPASPRAGGTRPRGTGARPGTSAPGRGAYWKQPGGTPKQTFAPERGARTAEEHGQAVSPGTLFLLRRGPVIAGIVVLVGLFVATAFISGGGGDTTDVIPEPLGACVVLEEQSSGYLVDCALPNDGEVVARVEAALDCPLTTRYVQVGTEFFCIPIPLGG; translated from the coding sequence GTGGCTGACGACCTAGATCTCTACCGCGTGCTCGGTGTGGCACCAGGTGCCGACACCGATGAGATCCGCCGCGCCCACCGCACGCTCGTGAGGGCACTGCACCCGGACCGCCATGTGGAGGCGACCCAGGCGGAGCAGAAGCTCGCAGAACGGCGCATGCGCGAGATCAACGAGGCATGGCACACGCTGCGCGACCCCGTGCGGCGGGCCAATTACGACTTCACCCGCAAGAAGCCGAACCCGTCCGGCGCGAGCCGCTCCGCTTCGGCGGCCCAGCAGCGCCCGGCCAGCCCCCGGGCCGGAGGAACCCGGCCAAGGGGAACCGGGGCCCGTCCTGGCACGTCGGCGCCCGGCCGCGGCGCGTACTGGAAGCAGCCCGGCGGCACGCCGAAGCAGACGTTTGCACCGGAGCGGGGCGCCCGCACCGCCGAGGAGCACGGGCAGGCGGTCAGCCCGGGCACCCTCTTCCTGCTGCGCAGGGGCCCTGTGATCGCCGGCATCGTGGTGCTCGTGGGGCTGTTCGTGGCCACGGCATTCATCTCAGGCGGCGGTGGCGACACGACCGACGTGATTCCCGAGCCGCTGGGCGCGTGCGTCGTGCTCGAGGAACAGAGCAGCGGCTACCTGGTCGACTGCGCGCTTCCCAACGACGGCGAAGTGGTCGCTCGCGTGGAGGCGGCACTCGACTGCCCCCTCACCACCCGCTACGTGCAGGTCGGCACAGAGTTCTTCTGCATCCCGATCCCTCTCGGGGGGTGA
- a CDS encoding Rrf2 family transcriptional regulator, with protein MRLEVTRRTDLATRALLLLADGGKRMKAADLAEALDASAGFLAQALTPLVDRGWVRSEPGPRGGYTAVVGVSDLSVLDIVEAVEGETDATRCVLADRRCGADRPCALHDAWARAREHLLADLAATSLGDIARGR; from the coding sequence ATGAGACTCGAAGTCACGCGCCGCACCGACCTTGCCACCCGTGCCCTGCTCCTGCTTGCCGATGGTGGGAAGCGGATGAAGGCAGCGGACCTCGCCGAGGCATTGGACGCATCGGCGGGATTCCTGGCCCAGGCGCTCACACCGCTGGTGGACCGGGGATGGGTGCGCTCCGAACCCGGCCCGAGGGGTGGCTACACCGCGGTGGTCGGCGTCTCGGACCTGTCGGTGCTGGACATCGTTGAGGCGGTGGAGGGGGAGACGGACGCGACCCGCTGCGTTCTGGCGGATCGCAGGTGTGGTGCCGACCGACCGTGCGCGTTGCACGATGCCTGGGCCAGGGCGCGCGAGCATCTGCTCGCCGACCTGGCGGCTACATCGCTGGGCGACATCGCCCGCGGCCGGTAG
- a CDS encoding tryptophan-rich sensory protein, with protein MSTGRVLAALATVLLVVLYASGSGWLVSTGDSWYRSLEAPPWQPPDAVFGLIWPYNFVVLIAAGLAVAAHGTPNIRVLWVACLAASITAALAWAWLFYEKHELPAAAIALSVAAVATAPIVFAAFRTRTWAGIVLVPYQVWVALAASLSFGYARLN; from the coding sequence ATGAGCACGGGTCGGGTTCTTGCGGCACTGGCAACCGTGCTGCTCGTAGTGCTCTACGCGTCCGGCTCCGGATGGTTGGTGAGTACAGGGGACTCGTGGTACCGGAGCCTCGAAGCCCCGCCGTGGCAGCCGCCCGACGCAGTGTTCGGCCTGATCTGGCCCTACAACTTCGTGGTGCTGATCGCGGCCGGCCTGGCGGTCGCGGCACATGGCACGCCCAATATCCGCGTCCTGTGGGTCGCCTGCCTCGCGGCGAGCATCACCGCCGCGCTGGCGTGGGCGTGGCTGTTCTACGAGAAGCACGAACTGCCCGCGGCAGCGATCGCGCTCAGTGTTGCCGCCGTCGCAACTGCACCGATCGTGTTCGCCGCGTTCCGGACCCGCACGTGGGCGGGCATCGTCCTCGTGCCGTACCAGGTGTGGGTTGCCCTGGCGGCATCCCTCTCGTTCGGGTACGCCCGCCTCAACTGA
- a CDS encoding SDR family NAD(P)-dependent oxidoreductase — protein sequence MSAAHWTSADIPDQEGRVAVVTGANTGLGLETARELAAHGATVVLAVRNLDKGKLAADDIGSGAPSATVELLQLDLASLDSVRSATEELGERHSRIDLLINNAGVMYTPRQATAEGFEMQFGTNHLGHFAWTGLLIDRLIGVKGSRVVTVSSVGHRILSKIDFDDLNAARRYNRVSAYGRSKLSNLLFTYELQRRLAAADADTVALAAHPGGSATELGRHMPGGKLLEPLTNAVAQSAAMGALPTLRAATDPDAGGGQYYGPNGPFESRGYPVIVQSSSASHDVGIQQRLWSASEELTGVQFPV from the coding sequence ATGAGCGCCGCACACTGGACATCAGCCGACATACCCGACCAGGAGGGCCGCGTCGCCGTGGTGACCGGCGCGAACACCGGCCTCGGACTCGAGACCGCGCGCGAGCTGGCAGCACACGGAGCGACCGTGGTGCTCGCGGTGCGCAACCTCGACAAGGGAAAGTTGGCTGCTGACGACATCGGCTCGGGTGCACCCAGTGCCACCGTCGAACTGCTCCAGCTCGATCTCGCGTCGCTGGATTCCGTTCGGTCAGCCACTGAGGAGCTGGGTGAGCGTCACTCGCGAATCGACCTGCTCATCAACAACGCAGGGGTCATGTACACGCCGCGCCAGGCAACCGCCGAGGGCTTCGAGATGCAGTTCGGCACCAACCACCTAGGCCACTTCGCCTGGACCGGGTTGCTCATCGACCGACTGATCGGAGTGAAGGGTTCGCGGGTTGTCACCGTGAGCAGCGTGGGGCACCGGATCCTGTCGAAGATCGACTTCGACGACCTGAACGCGGCGCGGCGCTACAACCGCGTGTCGGCATACGGCCGATCCAAGCTGTCGAACCTGTTGTTCACCTATGAACTACAACGCCGCCTCGCGGCCGCAGATGCGGACACGGTGGCGCTGGCCGCGCACCCGGGTGGTTCTGCCACTGAGCTCGGACGCCACATGCCGGGCGGCAAACTGCTGGAGCCACTCACGAACGCCGTCGCCCAGAGCGCGGCCATGGGAGCCCTGCCCACCCTGCGGGCAGCCACCGATCCGGATGCAGGCGGTGGCCAGTACTACGGCCCGAACGGCCCGTTCGAATCACGCGGCTATCCGGTGATCGTGCAGTCCAGCAGCGCCTCACACGACGTGGGCATCCAGCAGCGCCTGTGGTCCGCCTCCGAGGAACTCACTGGAGTGCAGTTTCCGGTCTAG
- a CDS encoding SDR family NAD(P)-dependent oxidoreductase — translation MTPIDVLDAVLEAPIVPSFTRIGFAARRGLGSWKDLDDYDLTGRVVLLTGATSGLGLAAATQLARCGADLVVVGRSEERNAAAVAQLGHDTGNDRITQIPADMGDLMQVRALAERFVGDHDRLDVLIHNAGALSGERQEAPDGTEATVASQVVGPFLLTGLLLGQLAASAPSRVLTMSSGGMYASSLTVEGLQMRPGEYSGAKQYSLAKRAQVTLNELWAEKFGDQGIHFHALHPGWADTPGVDAALPTFGKVMGPLLRTPQEGADTLVWLAADSAALDSSGLFWLDRRVRRTHRLRSTREADTVERRARLWDTVCAMAGISPSIPDAPG, via the coding sequence GTGACACCAATCGACGTGCTCGACGCCGTGCTCGAGGCACCGATCGTGCCGAGCTTCACGCGGATCGGCTTCGCTGCCCGCCGAGGCCTCGGAAGCTGGAAGGACCTCGACGACTACGACCTGACCGGCCGGGTCGTCCTGTTGACGGGTGCGACCTCGGGTCTCGGCCTCGCTGCGGCAACACAGCTGGCGCGGTGTGGGGCCGACCTTGTGGTGGTCGGCCGCAGCGAGGAGCGCAATGCGGCCGCGGTCGCGCAACTCGGCCATGACACGGGCAACGACCGCATCACCCAGATTCCCGCCGACATGGGTGACCTCATGCAGGTCCGGGCACTTGCCGAGCGGTTCGTAGGGGATCACGACCGCCTCGACGTGCTGATCCACAACGCCGGTGCCCTGTCAGGCGAACGACAGGAGGCTCCCGATGGAACCGAGGCCACGGTGGCCTCCCAGGTCGTCGGACCCTTCCTGCTCACAGGGCTGCTGCTCGGTCAACTGGCAGCATCGGCTCCATCCCGCGTGCTGACGATGTCGTCGGGTGGGATGTACGCGAGCAGTCTCACCGTCGAGGGCCTGCAGATGCGCCCCGGCGAGTACAGCGGCGCGAAGCAGTACTCGCTGGCCAAACGGGCCCAGGTCACTCTCAACGAGCTCTGGGCCGAGAAGTTCGGAGACCAGGGCATCCACTTCCACGCGCTGCACCCGGGCTGGGCCGACACGCCCGGGGTGGACGCGGCGCTGCCCACCTTCGGCAAGGTCATGGGCCCCCTGTTGCGCACACCGCAAGAGGGGGCGGACACACTGGTATGGCTCGCAGCCGACAGTGCTGCACTCGACTCGAGCGGCCTGTTCTGGCTCGACCGTAGGGTGCGACGCACCCACCGGCTGCGGTCGACCAGGGAAGCCGACACTGTAGAGCGGCGTGCCCGGCTGTGGGACACCGTTTGTGCGATGGCCGGGATCAGCCCCTCCATCCCGGATGCCCCCGGTTAG
- a CDS encoding flavoprotein: MLKSIRFLDEHCAQFLACSPFAVIGTTTGDGALQTIPVGGEPGLAIPRSDTLLELEDVSGEGLIDGAPAGLIALVPGYGETLRINGRLRVSDGILALEVQEALLHCAKAIMRSGLWTAPQTPQPAHDEAMPAFAEFVAGAPFALLVSTDADGHMDVSPRGDPPGLIRTLDDSTIAIADRPGNRRTDTLHNLMGDPRIALLTMTPASRYVAEIRGTARVGTDNALLQSMRLRNRTPKAAVVIDIEHAELRDAPALTNAHLWDPSRHVADGTLPSAAAIWADHVRRNTDSTTRAKVARRLVNKTALAAGLAYDYRANL, encoded by the coding sequence ATGCTCAAGTCGATCCGATTCCTCGACGAGCACTGCGCCCAGTTCCTTGCGTGCTCCCCATTCGCGGTGATCGGCACGACGACCGGCGACGGTGCGCTCCAGACGATCCCGGTCGGTGGTGAGCCCGGGCTGGCAATTCCCCGATCCGACACGCTGCTGGAGCTCGAAGACGTGTCGGGCGAGGGCCTGATCGACGGTGCTCCGGCAGGCCTCATTGCGCTGGTACCCGGCTACGGCGAGACGCTGCGGATCAACGGCCGGCTCCGGGTCAGCGACGGCATCCTCGCCCTCGAAGTGCAAGAAGCCCTTCTGCATTGCGCAAAGGCGATCATGCGATCCGGATTGTGGACAGCACCGCAGACCCCGCAGCCGGCCCACGACGAGGCGATGCCGGCATTCGCGGAGTTCGTCGCCGGCGCCCCGTTCGCCTTGCTCGTCTCGACCGATGCCGATGGCCACATGGACGTGAGCCCCAGGGGTGACCCCCCGGGGCTGATCCGCACACTCGACGACTCAACGATCGCCATCGCGGACCGACCCGGGAATCGTCGAACCGACACCCTCCACAACCTGATGGGCGACCCGCGCATTGCTCTGCTCACGATGACGCCGGCAAGCCGCTACGTCGCCGAGATCCGCGGAACAGCCCGGGTGGGCACCGACAACGCCCTGCTCCAGTCGATGCGCCTTCGCAACCGGACTCCGAAGGCCGCTGTCGTGATCGACATCGAACACGCGGAGCTTCGAGACGCGCCGGCCCTGACCAATGCTCATCTCTGGGACCCCAGTCGGCACGTCGCTGACGGCACGCTCCCCAGCGCAGCCGCCATCTGGGCCGACCACGTTCGGCGCAACACTGACTCGACGACCAGAGCCAAGGTGGCGCGACGGCTCGTGAACAAGACGGCGCTCGCAGCCGGCCTCGCCTACGACTACCGAGCCAACCTCTGA